The Fulvia fulva chromosome 11, complete sequence genome segment TCCTGCGGCAACAAGAGCTGGATTGATCATCAGCTCTCATGACGCCATAGTCTTGAACAAACAATGGTTAGTATATAGCATATGCCGCACCGCGCTGGCTTTTTGGTGGGCATTCTTCTCGCTGTATGATTTCGCGATTGTTTCCTTCATCTCGTAAAGCAACTACCACAGCACTCAGTAGACTACTCAGACACAGCACCAACACCCAGACTACGCGACTACAGCACACGTCCACCATGACGACCACAATCTTCAAACACATCGACCCCTCCTCCTACACCGGCAAGCCCTGGTCCAAAGTCGACGGCCCCGGCATGTCCTTCAAAATGATGGACGTAAACCGCCCCGTCTACAACATCCGCGGCCGCGAGCAAGACTTCACCACCGACAACTCGGGCTTCGCCGTCTACAACTCCCCCGCCAACGAGAAATCTTTCCGCGACGATGACAAGATTCGCGCAGGGTACTATCAAGAGGTTGAGCAGTTGTTGCGGAAGACACAGAAGGGTATCAAGAAAGTTGTTATCTTTGACCATACGATAAGGCGCAAGGAGAAGAGTTCGCCGAGGCAGCCGGTGCAGCAGGTTCACGTTGATCAGACGCCAGGGGCTGCGGAGGTGAGGGTTAGGAGACATTTGCCGGCTGAGGAGGCGGAGGGGTTGCTGAAGGGGCGGTATCAGATTATCAACGTCTGGCGCCCCATTGAGAACCCGGCCTCCGACTTCCCTCTCGCGGTGATAGATTGGCGCTCAACTCAACCCGAAGACTTCAAGCCTGTCGACCTGATGTACCCAAAGCGCGCCGACTCCGTCCACGACGACGATGACAGAGGGAAGGAGAAGCTCCCAGATGAGAAGTCGTACTACTCTTCTGAGGGCTACGAGGCACGGGGCGAGACTTTGGGCGTTGCGCCGAACGAGGGACACAAGTTTTACTATATGAAGGACATGACACCGGACGAGGTTATGTTGCTGAAGTGTTACGACTCGTATGGACATGATCAGCCGATGGGGAAGGAGGGAATTGCGGTGAGGACGCCGCATACTGCGTTTATTGATCCTAATACGCCTGCGGATGCGCCGGGGAGGCAGAGTATTGAGGTTAGGTGTTTGGTGTTTTACGATTGAGCCCAGTGTGGCAAGGTCAGCGGGACCAGGATATGATAGCAAGACGGAGTGATTCATGCACCATCTTTCGACATCTTTTGGCTTCCATCAGAGCCTGTACGTTGCCACTTCTGTGCCATGAGAGAACATTGTGCCTGTCCGGCTGTCCTGTTGCCAATCTTTCGTGCCTCCACTTTGTGATATTCGCGTCGATGCATCGCGGAGACGGGACTTCAACCGGAACGCCCGCACGGACCCCAAAACAGCACTCAGTAAGAGCAAGGTCCTTCGGAGGTGGGCGGGCAACACGAGTAGTCAGCTTCCGTATACCTTCTTCCGTTCGGAGAAGTGGGCCGCTATCACCGGGGCATGGATGCCACTTTCTTCTGGTGATAGACACAGCCACCGACATTCGCTGCGCACCCGAGACTCCATCTCTATGCATGATGTCCTGTGTGATATCTGGCATTATTGAATGAGTCTAACGTCACTTAGCGTCATCGCAAATGCAACATGACCTTCTCCCCCGGATGGTGTTCCAAGCAGGGAGTGCTTTCAAGGCAGACTGTGAAGATTGTGGATCCAACGACCCGACGGAGCCTCCTCGCTCACCAGCAGCCCCCTTCGGAAGACCCGCGGAACAGAGCTTGGTAAAAGGTGTGGGATAATGTGTCCTTCTCTGCGCCGGTCCGGACTGGGCTCCTGGTCCAGCGTTGCAGGCGCTCGCCCGCGCAATCCACATAAGCTTACCATGCTGCACTTGACATCTTGTGTGGCTGTATGGCGTCGAAAGGAAAGCAGGTGGCCGAAGCGCCACCATCTGAGCCAACGCCCAAAGTGAAAGCAGCATGTCAGGAGTGTCGAACGAGGAAGACCAAGGTTTGTGGTTCTTCCAGCCTGATTGAGCATTGGGTTTCGTCCGCAGTTGCTAACACCAACGTCCAGTGTGACGGCATACGACCGAAATGTTCGCGGTGCCAACAGAAAGGCAGACCCTGCGACTACGACACGGAGCCTGATGAGTTCAGGATAACAGCACTCAAACGAAGATACGCTGAGCTGGCGCGATCTTCATCGAATCATGAAGCTTTGGTCAAACTGCTGCGTGAACGACCTGCGGAGGAAGCTTTTGAGATTGTGAATCGCATCAGATCCGACGAGGACGTCAAAGACATTATCTCGAATCTTGATAGCCACGGTCGACATGCGGAGCAGAATCTCATCTCTGCTATTGAGCAAGCGAAAGGTGTCGAAGTACAGGAGCGGAATTCGACTTCGCCAGAGACCGCGCGTTCTCAAGACAGCGACTCCAGCACGCGGCCCATAAGTAAAATGTCGATTGCCTTCTTGTGCGACGCTGTGGCTGAGTCTGGCGACCAAACTGTTCCAAGTCCACATTTAGCCACGGACAAGACACGCAGATCTTCGGCGAGCACACTGATGGGTTCAGCGGGGACCTCTACCAGTGGTGGCCTTAGTCCTCCCACGGAACAGAAAAGCTATCGACTTTCGTCTCGGATAGCACGCTCACAGTCGGCTGCGTCTTCTTCGTTACGCTCAGGACAGCCGACAAGACATGTGAAGTCTACGTCTGAAAGCGACAAACTAGCGACCAAGCGGCGAAGCACTGACAAGTCATGGATGAAGCCATTGCAGAATGTGAAAGCAGCCGAGTGGGGAGTGTACTACGCGGACGACGAGACTTTCCTGGAGATACTGAAGTGCTACTTTGTGTGGGAGAATCCGTCACTAGGCATCGTGGACGAGGACACTTTTTGGGAGGGCCTTGCGAACAAAGGGTCCGAGTTCTGCAATCATGCTCTGGTGCATGCTATCCTGGCTCTCGGTGCTGTATGTATGTATCATTCTATGATCATGGCAGTACTGACATCTGCACAGAAGATATATGGCATGTTCCATCCGAGACGAGCCGCGAGCGTCGAGCACTTCGCGATGCAAGAGATGACCAAGATCTGGGACTGGGATGCTGATGCGACAGTACCAGCTAACACGGCTGCAGGACTTCTGATTCATGCAGTACTCACGTCTAACGGGCAAGACGAGGATGGGCAGTCGTATCTGGCCGGTGCCTGGACTCTGGCCAAACGATCAGGGCTGTTCGAGATCCAAAGTGCTGAACAAGTTTACCCTCAGTCCAATAAAACTCTGGCGCATCGAAGGGCCGTCTTCGCGTGGAGCATCTATGCGCATCATGGGTAAGTCCGCATTGGCCGCTTTGTCGGATGGGAAGCTGATGTGGTAACGGTTATCATACACTGAACTTTGGCAAGCAGCCTGAAGTTAGTGGCCCTCCGCCAGTGCAGATACCATCTGTCATCCACGATGTCGACTCAAAAGAGTGGTACCCTTGGCCGCTAGAAGGTGCTCTCAGACCTGGACTCATGGGCAGTATACGACAAGCCAGAGCCACTCTTTGGCAGTGTGGTAACCAGATTTCTCCTCTGCATCGACGACATAGCCAAATCATGCTGAGCAACGAACACTGGCAAGCTGCACTGGACCTTCATTCCGACTTGAAGCGGTGGCATGATGGGCTGAGCCCAAGGCTGCATCTTTTGCATGGCGCAGCACCTCATATCTTCTCGCTACAGTGAGTACACCCACGTCCGTGTTGCGGGGACTGCTACTGATGAGCATGTACAGCAACGAGTACCATCGCTGCATTGTCGAGCTCTTTCGACTATTCGTCCACGCGAGCAACGATGGCGCAACTGGCTCGAGGTTCGAACTAGCTGTTCGCGAGACAGCCGAAGCTCATTCTCGACTACGACGCCTCGTCCACCAGATGGAACTCGAATATCCGGAACATCCACTACCGCTTTGCGCTCTTCTCACACCACTCGTCATGGTCGCGAACGAAACCCTTCCCCTCTTACCTGGGCAAACTCAGTCCTCCGACGAGGTGTTCTACTTCTGCCTAAGCTTAAAACTTATGCGCCGCATGCTCAACGCCTACCCCGTTGCGCGCTTCTTTCTTCTGGGTATCCGGCAGATCTCGCATCGACTGAATATCGAGCTCCCTCCTGAGGCATTGCGGGTCATTGAAGACTTGGACCAGGACGGAAGAATCCCTCAGCCGGTCAACAGCTTCTTCCCGCTACACTTGGATCTCTTGGTGAGTGACATGGAGAGGGCGAAGCTGTCGAGCTTGATCGCGGAGAGTGGGCTCGATTCGATTGGTCGAGGGCGATGACATCGGGCGGAGCTGTCAACCGAGGGTCGGTGTGCCATTATCGTTGGAAGGCCTTCGTTGGATACTACGGTAAATCCAAGTAAAGGTCCTGTCGCATTTATGACGTCCCGAGCGTGCACTGCGTTTTCGTGAATGCAGAATTTGTTAGTATCCCACGTTACCACAGCCGTGCCAAGAAGCTTGTGAACACAGTTGGCTAAGCTGGCCAGATGGCGGAGGGACTAGCGGGAGGAACGGATGCTTTGCAGTAGCAATATGCAGTCGTGCCCCAACAGAGATCAACGTGTGTCTTCTGGCCTGATGATATGACCATTCCATATGTCATCTCTGCCGGCGCTCCTTCCGATGGCGATATCGCTGTGGTGAGTGCCACTGCGGATTCCGTCCGTCCGGTCCGCACAAGGCTGCAGGGGAGCAAGGGGCGTGTACGAGTCGGGTCTCGTTGCCCCCGACACTCGGCTAATTTGTGCTCCTGAAGGGACCTTCTGAGGGCGCATTTGACAGATGAATCGACCTCGGTCGACGTTCCACGAACTGCCTCATCATCTTCGCCAGTTGAACGAGCCGATAGTGTAGGCTGAAGGCTGCGCATGACATAGCGGGCTGATGCATGGGGTAAGTGCCAGTCCTAGTTGTCATACGATATTCACCTCGCTGGGGTGCTCGCTGAACGTGCTGGCAGCTGGTTAGATATTTATCCCTGCTATCCAGAATCCGCGGCTACCAGTCACGCTAAGATCTGTGTTCAACAAAAGAGGTCGAGCCATATCATAAAGAACGGAAGCAACAACACAGTACGGTGCGAAAGCCAGTGAGAAGCTGTGAAGCTTGCCTGAGCAGTAGCTCGCGGCCACGATGCACAGCGAAGAGCTATGTTCCATTCTCGAGCTCACAGAGAATAGCTGAGACAGAGAGGAAGAAGCAGTACAGTCACACTACGTACACCTGGGCCCGATGATATGACGGACACAATTCCTGAAAGAGCTTGGAGGTTTTCGACATGAGAGCACCGGATACAAAGAATCTACAGACTACTGCGTCCTTTTCCTTGATCTCTAGTGCTGCAAGTTGTTGAGCTTGTAGCCCCAGTGCTTGCAGTCTCGTACTCCAGCCAAGAACCCTCCTCTAGTATGACCGTGTGCGACGTGGACGATATTCGCCGATGTGGGACTACCTCTACAACGACATGCTCATTATCGATCTCCTTTCTTGACCGTCCCATCATCCACGGCGATTGCTGTTCTCTCAGGAGATGCCCAAATTCCGGAGCTATCCACCCTCATTCACATGCACATCGATTGGCACTGTTCCGCGCAACGCGACTTTGCGCCCAAGTCGACTTGTATTCCGGGAAAAGATTCGCGTGGATACATGGCGGAATCTCTGAGCAGCTATTCTATGTCGATGCTCAAAAGCGACAAAGGTATCGTGATGGTGTGGGCTTCCGTCCACTCCGATCGACCACACAGCATCAGGAAGTTCTCGCTAAGCATCGCATGTTCTGAAACGTATGAGGTAACATCGCGTCGACCATGCATTCTGGACTTATTCGAGAGCTTGTCTGTCCAAGTGCTGCGCCCACTTGCGTCTCGCCCCGGTCTGCGTCGCGTGTTGTCATGGGCCTGTAATTCTGGTCAAGTAGCAGCACCCAGCGCTGTTGTGTTATCTTCCAGCTCGCTGACTATTGATGCTGGCATAGACGCATCGAACTGAGTCGTAAGGGACTTCCTGTCTTGTTCTCGTGCGTTCGTATCGCTATCTCTGGTATCGATGTCGGTAGTCGTGCCCAATAGAAAGCGGGAGTGGATGGAAGATTGCAAGGAGGATCGACGACGCTGAGCAAGTCTCGCGAACCTCGCAACCGATCGATAGCTCGATCTGTGTACTATTGGCCCCGTCGGACGTCAGAAGAGTGTTAGTCTGTTGTCTACAAGCTTCGGCTTCACGATTGTCACTTATTGTTTATCCCCAAGTTGTTCAGCCTCGTTTGCCGTACACTGTGGCTCATCCTGCTCGTACTTAAGACCTCTAGCATATCGTGTCATGACTGGAGTGCCAAGTTACAGCCATAGCTAACAAGTAAGGAGGTCACTAAAGGTCCATGTGTGCAGGATGATGGCTAAATACAAGCAAGAATGTACTGGCTTATGGTAGATCGACTGCCAAGGCTAGCTCCATTCACGAGGTCCAGACCATAATCGTGCCCAGCGCTAAAGATCTTCCCAGCCTGAGAAGCCTTCATTTTATGTAGGACAGCCTCCAAGGACCTCTTACGGCAGGCCGTTCCAACTCAACGCCCAAGTGCCATCGTGGTAGGCTTGTGTTGAACACCGAACGTAGTTACACACGTCCATGCTGCTATGTATGTGTACTACCGCGAACTCACCGTGACGACAGAGTGGGCCTCGCTCGCTGTACAGTATCGGCTCGGCCTTAGTGCCGTAGAGCAGACAGAACTCGTGGCACGAACCAAGTCGT includes the following:
- a CDS encoding Aspirochlorine biosynthesis protein N: MISRLFPSSRKATTTALSRLLRHSTNTQTTRLQHTSTMTTTIFKHIDPSSYTGKPWSKVDGPGMSFKMMDVNRPVYNIRGREQDFTTDNSGFAVYNSPANEKSFRDDDKIRAGYYQEVEQLLRKTQKGIKKVVIFDHTIRRKEKSSPRQPVQQVHVDQTPGAAEVRVRRHLPAEEAEGLLKGRYQIINVWRPIENPASDFPLAVIDWRSTQPEDFKPVDLMYPKRADSVHDDDDRGKEKLPDEKSYYSSEGYEARGETLGVAPNEGHKFYYMKDMTPDEVMLLKCYDSYGHDQPMGKEGIAVRTPHTAFIDPNTPADAPGRQSIEVRCLVFYD